The Halotia branconii CENA392 region ATTGATTGTGGGAGCTAATCAAGGTATTGGTTTAGGTTTTGTCAAAAAATTATTGCAAAATGAACAGGTTAGTAAAATTTATGCAACTTATCGTCAACTTGAATCAGCTACAGAGTTAATGACTCTTGCAGACAAACATTTTGATAAATTAATTTGTTTATCAATAGATATTGCTGACGAATTACAGATTAGTGAATGTGTCCAACAAATACGTGCAGAAATTAGCAACCTGCACTTAGTAATCAACTGTGTAGGATTGCTACATGAGGGAAATTTGCAACCCGAAAAAAGTTTAAGACAACTTAACTCAGAAAATTTACTGCGCTATTTTCAAATAAACAGTATTGGTGCTGTCTTACTAGCTAAACACTTATTACCTTTATTTCGTCATGGAGAACGCAGCATATTTGCCACGATTTCTGCCAAAAT contains the following coding sequences:
- a CDS encoding SDR family NAD(P)-dependent oxidoreductase, which produces MSFLNEINHINILIVGANQGIGLGFVKKLLQNEQVSKIYATYRQLESATELMTLADKHFDKLICLSIDIADELQISECVQQIRAEISNLHLVINCVGLLHEGNLQPEKSLRQLNSENLLRYFQINSIGAVLLAKHLLPLFRHGERSIFATISAKIGSIGDNQLGGWYGYRASKAALNMFMRTAAIEYGRSCPKALVVTLHPGTTDTRLSRPFQNNVPAEKLFSVERTVNQLLTVIEQLQEGDSGQFFSWDGSRLPW